In Arthrobacter sp. QXT-31, one genomic interval encodes:
- the hisF gene encoding imidazole glycerol phosphate synthase subunit HisF: protein MAVSVRVIPCLDVDAGRVVKGVNFEGLRDAGDPVELAHRYDNAGADELTFLDVTASSGNRETTFDVVRRTAEEVFIPLTVGGGVRGVAEVDKLLRFGADKASINTAAVARPDVIDEITRHFGSQVLVLSVDARRTRPGSEPTPSGFEVTTHGGRQGTGIDAIAWAKEAADRGVGEILLNSIDADGTKDGFDLELIRLVRAAVKVPIIASGGAGEPAHFPPAVQAGADAVLAASIFHWGPDDMMAQVKTAIRDAGFEVR from the coding sequence ATGGCTGTATCCGTCCGCGTTATCCCCTGCCTGGACGTGGACGCCGGCCGCGTGGTCAAGGGCGTCAATTTCGAGGGCCTCCGCGATGCCGGTGATCCCGTTGAGTTGGCGCACCGCTACGACAACGCCGGCGCCGACGAACTCACCTTCCTCGATGTGACCGCCTCCTCCGGCAACCGGGAAACGACGTTCGACGTCGTCCGGCGCACCGCCGAGGAAGTGTTCATTCCACTCACGGTCGGCGGCGGCGTCCGCGGCGTTGCGGAGGTGGACAAGCTGCTGCGGTTTGGAGCCGACAAGGCCTCCATCAACACTGCAGCTGTGGCCCGCCCCGATGTCATCGACGAAATCACCCGGCACTTCGGTTCCCAGGTGCTGGTGCTGTCCGTGGACGCCAGGCGCACCCGTCCCGGATCCGAGCCCACGCCGTCGGGCTTTGAGGTGACCACCCACGGTGGCCGGCAGGGCACCGGGATCGACGCGATCGCCTGGGCTAAGGAAGCAGCGGACCGCGGTGTGGGTGAGATCCTGCTGAACTCCATCGACGCCGACGGCACCAAGGACGGCTTCGACCTTGAGCTCATCCGGCTGGTCCGCGCCGCCGTCAAGGTTCCGATTATCGCTTCCGGCGGCGCGGGCGAGCCCGCGCACTTCCCGCCCGCTGTGCAGGCAGGAGCAGACGCGGTGCTTGCCGCTTCGATCTTCCACTGGGGCCCGGACGACATGATGGCTCAGGTCAAGACGGCAATCCGCGACGCCGGCTTCGAGGTCCGCTAA
- the hisG gene encoding ATP phosphoribosyltransferase, whose translation MLRVAVPNKGSLSEAASAMLSEAGYRQRRDNRELVMVDPDNDIEFFFLRPRDIAVYVGQGTLDVGITGRDLLLDAQVEAEELLPLGFAGSTFRFAGPVGDFSTVEELEGKRLATSYDGLLRDYLAERGIKAKVVRLDGAVESSVRLGVADAIADVVETGNTLKAAGMEIFGDPILKSEAVLIRRTGEGGAANGTAKEIDVLIRRLQGVLVARQYVLMDYDIRKELVEQAAGLTPGLESPTVSPLRDSDWVAVRSMVPKKETNRIMDELYDLGARAILVSSIHACRI comes from the coding sequence ATGCTGCGTGTAGCCGTACCCAACAAGGGATCCCTGTCCGAAGCCGCCTCCGCCATGCTGTCCGAGGCGGGCTACCGCCAGCGCCGGGACAACCGTGAACTGGTCATGGTGGATCCGGACAACGACATCGAGTTCTTCTTCCTCCGCCCGCGGGACATCGCCGTGTACGTCGGGCAGGGAACGCTCGACGTCGGCATCACCGGCCGTGACCTCCTGCTGGACGCACAGGTGGAGGCAGAGGAACTGCTTCCGCTCGGGTTTGCCGGCTCAACATTCCGCTTCGCCGGCCCGGTCGGCGACTTCAGCACCGTGGAGGAACTCGAGGGCAAGCGACTCGCCACCAGCTACGACGGGCTCCTGCGCGACTATCTCGCGGAACGCGGCATCAAGGCGAAGGTGGTCCGGCTGGACGGCGCCGTGGAATCCTCCGTACGCCTCGGCGTGGCGGACGCCATTGCCGACGTCGTCGAGACCGGCAACACCCTCAAGGCCGCCGGCATGGAAATCTTCGGTGACCCCATCCTCAAGTCCGAGGCTGTCCTCATCCGCCGCACCGGCGAGGGCGGCGCTGCCAACGGCACGGCCAAGGAGATCGACGTCCTGATCCGCCGCCTGCAGGGCGTCCTGGTGGCGCGGCAGTACGTGCTCATGGACTACGACATCCGCAAGGAACTCGTGGAGCAGGCCGCCGGCCTCACTCCCGGCCTGGAATCACCCACCGTCTCGCCGCTGCGCGATTCGGACTGGGTGGCCGTGCGCTCCATGGTGCCCAAGAAGGAAACCAACCGGATCATGGACGAGCTGTACGACCTCGGCGCCCGCGCCATCCTGGTCAGCAGCATCCACGCCTGCCGGATCTGA
- a CDS encoding phosphoribosyl-ATP diphosphatase, with translation MKNFETLFAELSEKAATRPEGSRTVAELDSGIHGIGKKVVEEAAEVWMAAEYESDEAAAEEISQLLYHLQVLMLAKGLSLEDVYKHL, from the coding sequence GTGAAGAATTTCGAGACGCTGTTCGCCGAACTGAGCGAGAAGGCAGCGACCCGCCCCGAAGGCTCCCGGACCGTCGCCGAACTGGACTCGGGAATCCACGGCATCGGCAAGAAGGTCGTGGAGGAAGCGGCCGAAGTCTGGATGGCAGCCGAGTATGAATCCGACGAGGCCGCGGCCGAAGAGATCTCGCAGCTCCTGTACCACCTGCAGGTCCTGATGCTCGCCAAAGGCCTCAGCCTGGAAGACGTCTACAAGCATCTCTAG
- the ribH gene encoding 6,7-dimethyl-8-ribityllumazine synthase — protein sequence MSGHGAPQIDLTTLDPAETSQLKLAIVAASWHTQIMDGLLDGALRAAKDAGISEPTVLRVPGSFELPVAAARLAPHFDAVVALGVVIRGGTPHFDYVCQAATSGLTDVSVRTGVPVGFGVLTCDTEEQGLDRAGLPGSSEDKGHEAVTAALSTALLLKNY from the coding sequence ATGAGCGGACACGGCGCACCCCAGATTGACCTCACCACCCTCGACCCCGCTGAAACGTCGCAGCTGAAGCTGGCGATCGTCGCGGCCAGCTGGCACACCCAGATCATGGATGGCCTCCTCGACGGCGCCCTGCGCGCTGCCAAGGACGCCGGCATCAGCGAGCCGACCGTGCTGCGCGTCCCAGGCAGCTTCGAACTCCCGGTGGCTGCTGCTCGGCTGGCGCCGCACTTTGACGCCGTCGTCGCACTCGGCGTCGTGATCCGCGGCGGAACGCCGCACTTTGACTACGTCTGCCAGGCCGCGACGTCGGGACTTACCGACGTGAGCGTCCGCACCGGTGTGCCGGTCGGGTTCGGCGTGCTCACCTGCGACACCGAAGAGCAGGGCCTGGACCGGGCAGGCCTGCCCGGATCCTCCGAGGACAAGGGGCACGAGGCCGTCACGGCCGCACTGTCCACGGCGCTGCTTCTTAAGAACTACTAA
- the ribA gene encoding GTP cyclohydrolase II produces MTAPQAAEPSSNGRQPHPVSCGPVVQLPTAFGDFVTQAWTDLVTGAEHLAVSSPNPPKDGKAPLVRLHSECLTGDVFGSYRCDCGEQLAYALELIAENGGTLLYLRGQEGRGIGLANKIKAYALQEAGFDTVEANEQLGLPVDARCYKAAAQILAEMGLHEIRLLSNNPDKQNRLATAGVRVVEMVPTEVPSREQNLRYLQTKKDRMDHLLNLDTETAGLPRTGTDTFEHEQD; encoded by the coding sequence ATGACGGCACCTCAAGCAGCGGAACCGAGCAGCAACGGACGGCAGCCGCATCCGGTGAGCTGCGGGCCCGTGGTCCAGCTGCCCACGGCATTCGGTGATTTCGTGACCCAGGCCTGGACCGATCTGGTGACCGGCGCCGAGCACCTGGCGGTCAGCTCCCCGAATCCTCCCAAGGACGGCAAGGCGCCCCTCGTGCGCCTGCATTCGGAATGCCTCACCGGCGATGTGTTCGGCTCCTACCGGTGTGACTGCGGCGAACAGCTCGCCTACGCCCTGGAGCTGATCGCCGAGAACGGCGGCACGCTGCTGTACCTCCGCGGCCAGGAAGGCCGCGGCATCGGGCTGGCCAACAAGATCAAGGCGTACGCCCTGCAGGAGGCCGGGTTCGACACCGTCGAGGCCAACGAACAGCTCGGACTGCCCGTCGACGCCCGCTGCTACAAGGCAGCGGCGCAGATTCTGGCCGAGATGGGCCTGCATGAGATCCGGCTGCTGAGCAACAACCCGGACAAGCAGAACCGCCTGGCTACGGCCGGCGTAAGGGTCGTCGAGATGGTGCCCACCGAGGTGCCGTCCCGGGAACAGAACCTCCGGTACCTGCAGACCAAGAAGGACCGCATGGACCACCTGCTGAACCTCGACACCGAGACCGCGGGGCTTCCCCGCACCGGCACCGATACTTTTGAACACGAACAAGACTGA
- the ribB gene encoding 3,4-dihydroxy-2-butanone-4-phosphate synthase: MTLDSIEDAVRAMAAGRPVLVVDNEDRENEGDIIFAAQHATPALMGWTIRYSSGVICVPLDGARADALELPPMVEVNQDAKGTAYTVSCDAATGVSTGISATDRALTARIIADPHSGPETLTRPGHIFPLRAVNGGVRERPGHTEAAVDLCRLAGLEPVGVIAEVVYDDGEMMRLDGLRVFAAEHGCPLISIEDLVAYLGAGNRVSSQESTLEVSPAGEGETR, from the coding sequence ATGACGCTGGACTCGATTGAGGACGCTGTCCGCGCCATGGCGGCCGGCCGTCCGGTGCTGGTGGTGGACAACGAGGACCGGGAAAACGAAGGCGACATCATCTTCGCCGCCCAGCACGCCACACCGGCGCTCATGGGCTGGACCATCCGGTACAGCTCCGGCGTCATCTGCGTGCCGCTCGACGGCGCCCGGGCCGACGCGCTGGAACTGCCGCCCATGGTGGAGGTCAACCAGGACGCGAAGGGCACTGCCTACACCGTGTCCTGCGACGCCGCCACCGGCGTGAGCACCGGCATCTCGGCCACGGACCGGGCCCTCACGGCCCGCATCATCGCCGATCCCCACAGCGGTCCGGAGACCCTGACCCGCCCCGGGCATATTTTCCCGCTGCGGGCCGTTAATGGGGGAGTGCGTGAACGCCCCGGCCACACCGAAGCGGCCGTCGACCTCTGCCGGCTTGCCGGCCTGGAGCCGGTGGGCGTGATTGCCGAGGTTGTATACGACGACGGGGAGATGATGCGGCTGGACGGCCTCCGGGTTTTCGCTGCCGAGCATGGCTGCCCCCTGATCTCCATTGAGGACCTGGTTGCCTATCTGGGAGCTGGCAACCGTGTATCTTCACAGGAGAGCACTTTGGAAGTCAGTCCGGCCGGAGAAGGGGAAACACGATGA
- a CDS encoding riboflavin synthase: MFTGIIAEQGKVLSVERNGETSATLRLHAPGTAEGLPLGGSIAVNGVCLTATAIDGKDFSVDVMGETLIRSTIGELAAGDPVNLERCVPAGGRLDGHVVQGHVDGVGELLEREPQGNWERLRFGVPQRLARYIAEKGSIAIDGVSLTVTAVSPASETAPWFEVGLIPTTLAETGLGAKPAGSRVNLEVDVLAKYTERLLAFRTEGPAAGIEGAAVSEAAAVSKAQEVQR; encoded by the coding sequence ATGTTCACCGGAATTATCGCCGAACAGGGGAAGGTCCTGTCCGTGGAGCGGAACGGGGAGACGAGCGCAACGCTGCGCCTGCACGCCCCGGGCACCGCGGAGGGGCTGCCGCTGGGCGGCTCGATCGCCGTCAACGGCGTGTGCCTGACCGCCACGGCCATCGACGGCAAGGACTTCAGCGTCGACGTCATGGGCGAAACCCTCATCCGCAGCACCATCGGCGAGCTTGCGGCGGGCGACCCCGTCAACCTCGAACGCTGCGTCCCCGCCGGCGGACGCCTTGACGGCCACGTGGTTCAAGGGCACGTGGACGGCGTCGGCGAACTGCTCGAACGCGAACCGCAGGGGAACTGGGAACGGCTCCGGTTCGGCGTTCCCCAGCGCCTGGCACGCTACATCGCGGAAAAGGGTTCCATCGCCATCGACGGCGTTTCCCTCACCGTCACGGCAGTCAGCCCGGCGTCGGAGACGGCGCCGTGGTTCGAGGTGGGGCTCATCCCCACCACCCTTGCAGAGACCGGCCTCGGCGCGAAGCCGGCCGGCAGCAGGGTGAACCTTGAGGTGGATGTGCTGGCAAAGTACACAGAGCGGCTGCTCGCGTTCCGCACGGAAGGCCCGGCAGCCGGCATCGAAGGTGCTGCAGTTTCGGAAGCAGCTGCAGTGTCAAAAGCACAGGAGGTCCAGCGGTGA
- the ribD gene encoding bifunctional diaminohydroxyphosphoribosylaminopyrimidine deaminase/5-amino-6-(5-phosphoribosylamino)uracil reductase RibD: METALEAALQGPRGANPLVGAVVIGPDGRQLVTGYHRGAGTAHAEADAIAAAISTGVDLSGSTMVVTLEPCNHVGRTGPCAQAIIDAGIANVVYAVDDPHDPAAGGAATLRAAGVSVRSGLAAERALELNRRWFQAVGDKRPFVTLHIAQTLDSRIAAEDGTSQWISSPESLADNHGLRNLIDAILVGTQTVLVDNPRLTARDANGDATGKQPLRAVMGLRDVPEDAAVRGDDGKVLHLPTRDPREALDLLFAAGTRHVMVEGGSRILSAFLAEGLVDELIVYLAPTLLGSGTPALNGLGIGTLEDAQRWDWDRASGGAVQFLGRDLRLHLLPEEATVPQTQDPPPAAHAAGVQATSTDSLPARTAAGTAMGG, translated from the coding sequence ATGGAAACCGCCCTGGAAGCCGCCCTGCAGGGTCCCCGGGGCGCCAACCCGCTGGTGGGCGCCGTCGTCATTGGACCTGACGGCCGCCAGCTGGTGACTGGGTACCACCGCGGTGCCGGCACCGCGCATGCCGAAGCCGACGCGATAGCGGCGGCGATCAGCACCGGCGTCGACCTTTCCGGGTCCACCATGGTGGTGACCCTGGAGCCGTGCAACCATGTGGGCCGCACGGGCCCCTGCGCCCAGGCCATCATCGACGCCGGGATAGCGAACGTTGTGTACGCCGTCGACGATCCGCATGACCCCGCTGCCGGCGGAGCCGCCACACTGCGGGCCGCGGGGGTCAGCGTGCGCAGCGGACTCGCCGCCGAACGGGCGCTGGAGCTGAACCGCCGCTGGTTCCAAGCCGTCGGCGACAAGCGTCCCTTCGTCACCCTGCACATCGCCCAGACGCTCGACAGCCGCATCGCGGCCGAGGACGGAACCAGCCAGTGGATTTCCAGCCCGGAGTCCCTGGCCGACAACCACGGCCTCCGGAACCTGATCGACGCCATCCTCGTTGGTACCCAGACCGTGCTGGTGGACAACCCCCGCCTGACAGCCCGGGACGCCAACGGCGACGCCACAGGGAAGCAGCCGCTGCGCGCGGTCATGGGACTGCGCGACGTGCCGGAAGACGCGGCCGTCCGCGGCGATGACGGCAAGGTCCTGCACCTGCCCACCCGTGACCCGCGGGAGGCGCTCGACCTGCTGTTCGCCGCCGGCACCCGGCACGTCATGGTGGAGGGGGGCTCAAGGATCCTCAGCGCTTTCCTGGCCGAGGGCCTTGTGGACGAGCTGATCGTCTACCTGGCCCCCACGCTGCTGGGCTCCGGAACGCCGGCTTTGAACGGCCTCGGCATCGGAACCCTGGAGGACGCCCAGCGGTGGGACTGGGACCGGGCCTCCGGCGGCGCGGTCCAGTTCCTCGGCAGGGACCTCCGCCTGCACCTGCTCCCGGAGGAAGCCACGGTGCCTCAAACCCAAGACCCGCCCCCGGCGGCACACGCCGCAGGGGTGCAAGCTACGTCAACCGATTCACTACCTGCCCGCACAGCAGCGGGCACAGCCATGGGAGGCTAA
- the pnuC gene encoding nicotinamide riboside transporter PnuC → MDILRWLFEAQIPVGGSVLILREVLGNIFGLASALGGMRRKVWAWPVGIAGNLLLLTVFVGNVFGSATPATLWGQAGRQVMFIIVAVYGWQRWQQSRRAAGTSTAIAPAWASTRTRVALVLALAAGTAALTPLFDSLGSYPPVWADAWTFTGSLLATYGMARGWTEFWLIWVAVDIVGVPLLFSAGYYASAFMYLFYGFFTLAGFIVWWRASRTQARTAASAVKIETAFPDPAVSK, encoded by the coding sequence ATGGATATCCTGCGTTGGCTCTTCGAGGCACAGATTCCGGTGGGCGGATCTGTGCTGATTCTGCGCGAAGTGCTGGGAAACATCTTCGGCCTGGCCAGTGCGCTCGGCGGCATGCGGCGCAAGGTCTGGGCCTGGCCGGTGGGCATCGCCGGCAACCTCCTGCTCCTGACTGTATTCGTCGGCAATGTCTTCGGTTCCGCCACGCCTGCCACCCTGTGGGGCCAGGCCGGACGGCAAGTCATGTTCATCATCGTGGCCGTCTACGGCTGGCAGCGCTGGCAGCAGAGCCGCCGCGCGGCGGGGACCTCGACGGCGATTGCCCCCGCCTGGGCCAGCACCAGAACCCGGGTTGCGCTGGTGCTGGCGCTGGCGGCCGGAACCGCCGCCCTCACCCCGCTCTTCGACTCCCTCGGCTCCTACCCGCCCGTGTGGGCCGACGCCTGGACTTTCACCGGATCGCTGCTGGCCACCTACGGCATGGCCCGTGGGTGGACCGAGTTCTGGCTGATCTGGGTTGCCGTGGACATCGTGGGTGTCCCGCTGCTCTTCAGCGCCGGCTACTACGCCAGCGCCTTCATGTACCTGTTCTACGGCTTCTTCACTCTGGCCGGCTTTATCGTCTGGTGGCGGGCCTCCCGCACCCAGGCCCGGACGGCCGCCTCCGCCGTCAAGATCGAGACCGCCTTCCCGGACCCGGCGGTGTCCAAGTGA
- the rpe gene encoding ribulose-phosphate 3-epimerase yields the protein MTQCCINPSILSADFVNLEAELQKISNADSVHVDVMDNHFVPNLTLGLPVVQRIQAVSPVPLDAHLMISDADRWAPGYADAGVASVTFHAEASIAPVKLARELRSRGSKAGMALRPATAVEPYLDMLSELDMLLIMTVEPGFGGQAFLDLALPKIRRARAAIEGSGVNVALQVDGGITEETIVRAAEAGANVFVAGSAVYGAADPSEAIDRLRKAASV from the coding sequence ATGACGCAGTGCTGCATCAACCCCAGCATCCTCTCCGCCGACTTCGTGAACCTCGAAGCCGAGCTGCAGAAAATCAGCAACGCTGATTCCGTGCATGTGGATGTGATGGACAACCACTTCGTCCCCAACCTCACCTTGGGACTTCCCGTGGTCCAGCGGATCCAGGCGGTCAGCCCGGTGCCGCTGGACGCCCACCTCATGATTTCCGACGCCGACCGCTGGGCGCCCGGTTACGCGGACGCCGGCGTCGCTTCCGTCACGTTCCACGCTGAGGCGTCGATCGCACCGGTGAAGCTGGCACGGGAGCTGCGTTCCCGGGGTTCGAAGGCCGGGATGGCGCTGCGGCCCGCCACCGCGGTGGAGCCCTACCTGGACATGCTCTCGGAGCTGGACATGCTGCTGATCATGACAGTGGAGCCCGGCTTCGGCGGCCAGGCGTTCCTTGACCTCGCGCTGCCCAAGATCCGCCGCGCCCGCGCCGCCATCGAGGGATCGGGCGTGAACGTCGCGCTCCAGGTTGACGGCGGCATCACGGAGGAAACCATTGTCCGTGCAGCGGAAGCCGGCGCGAATGTCTTCGTCGCCGGGTCCGCGGTCTACGGGGCAGCGGATCCGTCCGAAGCCATCGACCGGCTGCGCAAGGCCGCCAGCGTCTAG
- a CDS encoding RsmB/NOP family class I SAM-dependent RNA methyltransferase, whose translation MSDSGKSGSGQGGSSRGSGAGGAGQRRGGGGPSRRNAQGRERNRGPRRSFTENAPSQRTRRADPARLVAFEVLRAVAGEDAYANLVLPARIRQHGLDRRDAGFATELSYGALRSQGTYDAILARCVDRPLEKLDPAVLDALRLGVHQLLAMRVPAHAALDQTVGLARAVIGAGPSALINAVLRKVAARGLDEWLAELVAGEQDENKVAAIRYAHPEWIVRALRQSLVAHGRPVSEITELLEADNAAPVVNLVALPGLGSLDEALESGAVPGELVEGSALSSGGDLGRLESVRSGTTRVQDVGSQLVARALAAATLEAADFEAADFEAADAARPGAGNNPAGEAWLDLCAGPGGKAALLGALANERGATLLANEPAPHRAKLVSQALSAVPSDVWSVRTGDGREVGSEQPAAFDRVLVDVPCSGLGALRRRPESRWRRSPKDLADLGPLQRELLNSALAAVRPGGVVAYVTCSPHPAETTAVVSDALRKREDLELLDAGSVLDAVSLGGGLEAGHEKTAQLWPHVHSTDAMFLALIRRKR comes from the coding sequence ATGAGCGACTCCGGCAAAAGCGGATCCGGGCAAGGCGGCTCCAGCCGCGGTTCGGGTGCCGGCGGTGCAGGCCAGCGCCGCGGCGGGGGAGGGCCCAGCCGGCGCAACGCGCAGGGCAGGGAGCGGAACCGCGGCCCCCGGCGCAGCTTCACAGAAAATGCCCCCTCGCAGCGCACCCGCAGGGCCGATCCTGCCCGGCTGGTTGCGTTTGAGGTGCTGCGCGCGGTCGCGGGAGAGGACGCCTACGCCAACCTCGTCCTGCCGGCGCGGATCCGCCAGCACGGCCTCGACCGGCGGGACGCCGGGTTCGCCACCGAACTCAGCTATGGCGCACTCCGAAGCCAGGGCACCTACGACGCAATCCTGGCCCGCTGCGTGGACCGGCCCCTGGAAAAGCTGGATCCGGCCGTCCTGGATGCGCTGCGCCTCGGCGTCCATCAGCTGCTCGCCATGCGCGTACCCGCCCACGCTGCGCTGGACCAGACCGTCGGCCTGGCCAGGGCAGTCATCGGTGCCGGCCCGTCTGCCCTGATCAATGCCGTCCTCCGGAAGGTGGCGGCCCGCGGCCTGGATGAATGGCTGGCCGAGCTGGTCGCCGGCGAGCAGGACGAGAACAAGGTTGCCGCCATCCGGTACGCCCATCCGGAGTGGATTGTCCGCGCCCTGCGCCAGTCCCTGGTGGCCCACGGTCGCCCGGTCAGTGAAATCACCGAGCTGCTGGAGGCGGACAACGCCGCTCCGGTGGTGAATCTGGTGGCCCTTCCCGGGCTGGGAAGCCTGGACGAGGCACTGGAGAGTGGCGCAGTTCCCGGCGAGCTGGTGGAAGGATCCGCCCTCTCCAGCGGCGGTGACCTCGGCAGGCTGGAGTCGGTCCGCTCCGGCACCACGCGCGTGCAGGACGTCGGGTCGCAGCTGGTGGCCCGGGCCCTCGCTGCGGCCACCCTCGAGGCGGCAGATTTCGAGGCGGCAGATTTCGAAGCAGCAGATGCCGCTCGTCCCGGAGCAGGTAACAACCCGGCCGGCGAGGCCTGGCTTGACCTGTGCGCCGGGCCCGGCGGCAAGGCTGCCCTGCTGGGCGCGCTGGCGAATGAACGCGGGGCCACGCTCCTGGCCAACGAGCCCGCGCCGCACCGGGCCAAGCTCGTCAGCCAGGCACTGTCCGCTGTGCCGTCGGATGTCTGGAGCGTCAGGACCGGGGACGGCCGCGAGGTCGGGTCGGAACAGCCCGCCGCCTTTGACCGCGTACTGGTGGACGTGCCGTGCAGCGGGCTCGGAGCCCTGCGCCGCCGGCCTGAATCGCGCTGGCGCCGCTCTCCGAAGGACCTGGCCGACCTGGGGCCGCTGCAGCGTGAACTGCTAAATTCCGCGCTGGCGGCCGTCCGGCCGGGGGGCGTCGTGGCATACGTGACCTGCTCGCCGCACCCGGCCGAAACCACCGCGGTGGTCAGCGATGCCCTGCGCAAACGCGAGGACCTGGAACTGCTGGACGCAGGCAGCGTGCTGGACGCCGTCAGCCTGGGCGGCGGACTGGAGGCCGGGCATGAGAAGACCGCTCAGCTGTGGCCGCATGTCCACAGCACGGATGCCATGTTCCTCGCCCTCATCCGCCGCAAGCGCTGA
- the fmt gene encoding methionyl-tRNA formyltransferase: MRVLFAGTPSVAVPSLDALVAAGFEIVAVLTRPDAPVGRKRVLTPSPVAARAAELGIDIIHASRVDAAVTERIAEARPDVAAIVAYGGLVPKAALDIPRHGWINLHFSLLPAWRGAAPVQRAVIAGDDITGAVTFQLEEGLDTGPVIGTLTEAVGAEDTSGALLERLSHSGAVLLAQTLSAVGSGAASPRPQQGEVTLAPKLTLDDGRIDWSEPALSVGRRARGVTPEPGAWTTLDGQRLKLEPVRLRPDVIGVPPGQVALAGKDVLVGTGSHAVELTKVQPAGKKMMAAADWARGQASLESVVFQ, from the coding sequence ATGAGGGTCCTCTTCGCCGGAACACCGTCCGTCGCCGTGCCGTCGCTGGATGCGCTGGTGGCCGCCGGCTTCGAGATTGTCGCAGTGCTGACCCGGCCGGATGCGCCGGTGGGCCGCAAGCGCGTCCTGACGCCGTCGCCAGTCGCCGCCCGGGCCGCCGAGCTCGGCATCGACATCATCCACGCCTCCCGGGTGGACGCTGCCGTCACCGAACGGATTGCCGAAGCCCGTCCCGACGTGGCAGCCATCGTCGCCTACGGCGGGCTTGTCCCGAAGGCAGCCCTGGACATTCCCCGGCACGGCTGGATCAACCTGCACTTCTCGCTGCTGCCGGCCTGGCGCGGCGCGGCTCCTGTCCAGCGGGCCGTCATCGCCGGCGACGACATCACCGGTGCCGTGACGTTCCAGCTCGAGGAAGGGCTCGACACGGGACCTGTCATCGGCACGCTGACCGAGGCCGTCGGCGCGGAGGACACCTCCGGAGCACTGCTTGAGCGGCTGTCCCACAGCGGAGCCGTCCTGCTCGCCCAGACACTGTCCGCCGTCGGGTCCGGCGCGGCATCGCCCCGCCCGCAGCAGGGGGAAGTGACCCTGGCACCGAAGCTGACCCTCGACGACGGCCGCATCGACTGGTCGGAACCGGCCCTGTCCGTGGGCCGGCGGGCACGCGGAGTGACACCCGAACCGGGAGCCTGGACTACCCTTGACGGCCAGCGGCTGAAGCTCGAGCCGGTGCGGCTCCGTCCAGACGTCATCGGCGTTCCGCCCGGCCAGGTGGCCTTGGCCGGCAAGGACGTGCTGGTGGGTACCGGCTCACATGCCGTCGAACTCACCAAAGTGCAGCCTGCCGGTAAGAAAATGATGGCCGCAGCCGACTGGGCCCGCGGCCAGGCTTCCCTTGAAAGCGTGGTATTCCAATGA
- the def gene encoding peptide deformylase — MAILNIRIIGDPVLRTVADPVTDFGPELARLVADMTETMEDVEGAGLAAPQIGVSLRVFTYRIGGVEGHIINPVLENSEDFQPDEVEGCLSIPGLGFPVRRFRATRATGVDVNGNPVSVEAEGMLARCFQHETDHLDGILFTDRLEGEDRKAALRSIRNANYDSITEKTTAKRAKTVGSSFGGGSFGAPTSGSGSFGAAG, encoded by the coding sequence ATGGCAATTCTGAATATCCGTATCATCGGCGATCCCGTGCTCCGCACGGTTGCCGACCCTGTCACGGATTTCGGGCCGGAGCTGGCCAGGCTCGTTGCCGACATGACCGAAACGATGGAGGATGTGGAAGGTGCCGGCCTGGCCGCGCCCCAGATCGGAGTCAGCCTCCGGGTCTTCACCTACCGGATCGGCGGCGTCGAAGGCCACATCATCAACCCCGTGCTGGAGAACAGCGAGGACTTCCAGCCGGACGAGGTGGAGGGGTGCCTCTCCATCCCCGGCCTGGGCTTCCCCGTCCGCCGCTTCCGCGCCACCCGGGCCACCGGCGTCGATGTGAACGGCAACCCGGTCTCCGTGGAAGCGGAGGGAATGCTTGCCCGCTGCTTTCAGCACGAAACCGACCACCTGGACGGCATCCTCTTCACGGACCGGCTGGAGGGTGAGGACCGCAAGGCCGCCCTGCGCTCCATCCGCAACGCCAACTACGACTCCATCACCGAAAAGACCACCGCCAAACGCGCCAAGACCGTCGGTTCCAGCTTCGGCGGCGGCAGCTTCGGGGCGCCAACGTCCGGGTCCGGCAGCTTCGGCGCTGCCGGATGA